A window of the Verrucomicrobiia bacterium genome harbors these coding sequences:
- a CDS encoding sulfatase, with protein MRLKNFLFTILLLCALTTHAATPPPNIVMIVSDDHAWTDYGFMGHPQIKTPHLDKLAAESLTFKRGYVPGSLCCPSLASMITGLYPHQHKVTSNDPAIPKGMTNRDFQKSPLFDEGREIMSKFIEDAPTLPRTLQQKGYLSLQTGKWWQKHFSRGGFTHGMTQGGRHGDVGLEIGRKSMQPIYDFIATAKKEQKPFFVWYAPLLPHDPHTPPDRLLQKYQDKTNSLHVAKYWAMVEWFDETCGELLNHLDKQGLRENTIIVYVADNGWIQNTEAPRYAPKSKQSQYDGGVRTPIMIRWPGKVKPQMSEELALSLDIMPTLLKAAGLTVTKDMQGLDLFDDKAVKARKTIYGECFTHNAVDLQVPATSLRWRWAIEDHWKLILPAKQNEPDAPIELYDLKKDPFEENNLAPKEQGRVTTLTKKIDTWWPAK; from the coding sequence ATGCGCCTAAAAAACTTTCTCTTCACGATCCTCCTCCTCTGCGCACTCACCACTCACGCCGCCACCCCGCCCCCGAACATCGTCATGATCGTCTCCGACGACCACGCGTGGACCGATTACGGCTTCATGGGCCATCCGCAGATCAAGACGCCTCATCTCGACAAGCTCGCCGCCGAAAGCCTCACCTTCAAGCGCGGCTACGTCCCCGGCAGCCTCTGCTGCCCCAGTCTTGCGTCCATGATCACCGGCCTCTATCCGCATCAGCACAAGGTCACCAGCAACGACCCCGCCATCCCGAAAGGCATGACGAATCGCGATTTCCAGAAATCCCCCCTCTTCGATGAAGGCCGCGAGATCATGTCCAAGTTCATCGAGGACGCACCGACCTTGCCCCGCACCCTGCAGCAAAAAGGCTACCTCAGCCTCCAGACCGGCAAGTGGTGGCAAAAACATTTCAGCCGCGGCGGCTTCACCCACGGCATGACGCAAGGAGGTCGCCACGGCGATGTGGGCTTGGAAATCGGTCGCAAATCCATGCAGCCCATCTACGACTTCATCGCCACCGCGAAGAAAGAGCAGAAGCCGTTCTTCGTCTGGTACGCGCCGTTGCTACCGCACGATCCCCACACACCACCTGACCGCTTGCTCCAAAAATATCAGGACAAAACGAACTCCCTCCACGTGGCGAAATACTGGGCCATGGTCGAGTGGTTCGATGAAACCTGCGGCGAACTCCTCAATCACCTTGATAAACAAGGCCTGCGCGAGAACACCATCATCGTCTATGTCGCCGACAACGGCTGGATCCAAAACACCGAAGCTCCTCGCTACGCCCCGAAGTCCAAGCAATCCCAATACGATGGCGGCGTGCGCACGCCCATCATGATCCGTTGGCCCGGCAAGGTGAAACCGCAGATGAGCGAAGAACTCGCCCTCTCCCTCGATATCATGCCCACCTTGCTGAAAGCCGCCGGTCTGACCGTCACCAAAGACATGCAAGGCCTCGACCTCTTCGATGACAAAGCCGTGAAAGCGCGCAAAACGATCTACGGCGAATGCTTCACCCACAACGCCGTCGATCTCCAAGTCCCCGCCACCAGCCTCCGCTGGCGCTGGGCTATCGAAGACCACTGGAAACTCATCCTCCCCGCCAAACAAAACGAACCCGACGCCCCCATCGAACTCTACGACCTGAAAAAAGACCCCTTCGAAGAAAACAACCTCGCCCCCAAAGAGCAAGGCCGCGTCACCACCCTGACCAAAAAAATCGACACTTGGTGGCCCGCCAAATAA
- a CDS encoding sugar ABC transporter ATP-binding protein, which translates to MSENTVNLLEVRKVCKRFPGVRALHNVNLTLGKGEVLAVLGENGAGKSTLMKILAGVQQPDEGEILLDEQVVEVASVQAALKLGIALIHQELNLADNLDVAANIFLGREPRKLGLIDKAKLCADAKQFLAMVGLDIPPTTLVRELTIGHQQMVEIAKALSVNARVLIMDEPTSSLTQKETEQLFKVIKDLSARGVSIVYISHRLSEVRVVAHRVVVLRDGENAGELSTGSITHEAMVKLMVGRELSQYYPHEPHAPGEVVLAVKGLRTPAHPTKEIGLTLREGEIVGMAGLVGSGRTELLLTLFGVTPALGGTIEIAGEERCICSPREAIAAGLALVPEDRKQQGVILEMAVRENMSLASLRRDQRNGFLNRAKESEISAEMVGRMRVKTPSDKQFVQFLSGGNQQKVVLGKWLAMNPKVLLLDEPTRGIDVGAKSEIYALMEELAAKGMAVLFVSSDMEEVLGMSDRVLVMHEGRITGELKRGELSEEAVMRLAVGEYRETSNFGLRTSNIE; encoded by the coding sequence ATGAGTGAGAATACTGTGAATCTTTTGGAAGTGCGGAAAGTGTGCAAACGCTTTCCGGGGGTGAGGGCGTTGCACAATGTTAACCTCACGCTGGGCAAAGGTGAGGTGCTGGCGGTACTCGGGGAGAACGGTGCGGGGAAGAGTACGCTCATGAAAATCCTCGCAGGGGTGCAGCAGCCGGATGAGGGGGAGATTTTACTCGATGAGCAGGTGGTGGAGGTGGCTTCAGTGCAGGCGGCGTTGAAGCTGGGGATTGCGTTGATCCATCAGGAATTGAATCTGGCGGATAATCTGGATGTGGCGGCGAATATTTTTCTGGGACGCGAGCCGCGCAAGCTGGGGTTGATCGACAAGGCGAAGTTGTGCGCGGATGCGAAGCAGTTTCTGGCGATGGTGGGATTGGATATTCCGCCGACTACGCTGGTGCGGGAGCTGACGATCGGGCATCAGCAGATGGTGGAGATCGCGAAGGCACTTTCGGTGAATGCGCGGGTGCTGATCATGGATGAGCCGACGTCCAGCCTGACACAAAAGGAGACGGAGCAGCTTTTCAAAGTCATCAAAGACCTGAGCGCGCGCGGAGTGAGCATCGTGTATATCTCGCATCGCTTGAGCGAGGTGCGGGTGGTGGCGCATCGCGTGGTGGTGTTGCGCGATGGTGAGAATGCGGGAGAACTCTCGACGGGCAGTATCACGCATGAGGCGATGGTGAAGCTGATGGTGGGACGGGAGCTTTCGCAATATTATCCGCATGAACCGCACGCGCCGGGTGAGGTGGTGCTGGCGGTGAAGGGTTTGCGGACACCAGCGCACCCGACGAAAGAGATAGGATTGACGCTACGTGAGGGGGAGATCGTGGGCATGGCGGGATTGGTGGGCTCGGGTCGGACGGAGTTGTTGCTGACGTTGTTCGGCGTGACACCGGCTTTGGGCGGGACGATTGAGATCGCTGGTGAAGAGAGGTGCATCTGTTCGCCGAGGGAGGCGATCGCGGCGGGATTAGCGCTGGTGCCGGAGGATCGGAAGCAGCAGGGCGTGATTCTCGAAATGGCAGTGCGGGAGAATATGAGCCTGGCGAGTTTGCGACGGGATCAGCGGAATGGATTTTTGAATCGTGCCAAGGAGAGCGAAATCAGCGCGGAGATGGTGGGGCGGATGCGGGTGAAGACGCCGAGTGACAAGCAGTTCGTGCAATTTCTTTCAGGTGGTAATCAGCAGAAGGTGGTGTTGGGCAAGTGGCTGGCGATGAATCCGAAGGTGTTGCTACTGGATGAGCCGACGCGAGGGATTGATGTGGGGGCAAAGTCGGAGATCTATGCGCTCATGGAAGAACTGGCGGCGAAGGGAATGGCGGTTTTATTCGTATCGAGTGATATGGAGGAGGTGCTGGGGATGTCGGATCGTGTGCTGGTGATGCATGAGGGGCGGATTACGGGGGAGCTGAAGAGGGGGGAATTGAGTGAGGAGGCGGTGATGAGGTTGGCGGTGGGGGAGTATCGGGAAACATCGAACTTCGGACTTCGAACGTCCAACATCGAATGA